From the genome of Muricauda sp. SCSIO 64092, one region includes:
- a CDS encoding FAD-binding domain-containing protein, whose product MKGPYSKEISFSTSLDHIQERIAKIDPVAYGKTRNFIDGAVSYLSPYISRGVISTKHVLRAVLEKGYAPKNIEKFIQELAWRDYWQQVWIVKGNHINSDIKRLQPHVENSGIPEAIVVGKTGIEAIDTALDNFYKTGYLHNHVRMYIASLCCTMGRYHWHTPAKWMYYHLLDGDWASNALSWQWVAGANSNKQYYANQENINRFCYTTQKDTYLDAPYEALPNMGIPSELSQAIQLNLETPLPEPKPVSINPDLPTLLYNFYNLDPYWKKDLKANRILLLEPSLFEMHPISEKSVAFMLELSTNIEGIQIFVGEFDAFLEHHQVHRPYFKEHPLNKHYKGIQESRDWMFSVEGYYPSFFAFWKRCKKELTY is encoded by the coding sequence TTGAAAGGACCATATTCCAAAGAGATTTCATTTAGCACGTCACTGGACCATATTCAAGAACGAATTGCGAAAATAGACCCGGTGGCTTACGGTAAGACTCGAAACTTTATTGATGGAGCCGTCAGTTATCTGTCGCCCTATATCTCCCGGGGCGTTATTTCAACCAAACACGTTTTGAGGGCCGTATTGGAAAAAGGATATGCTCCTAAGAACATTGAAAAGTTTATACAGGAACTGGCTTGGAGGGATTACTGGCAACAGGTCTGGATTGTAAAGGGCAATCACATCAATTCCGATATTAAAAGACTCCAGCCCCATGTTGAAAACTCCGGAATACCGGAGGCAATCGTTGTGGGAAAAACGGGGATAGAAGCTATAGACACTGCCCTTGATAATTTCTACAAAACGGGTTATTTGCACAATCATGTACGTATGTACATTGCGTCGTTGTGCTGTACTATGGGCAGATATCATTGGCACACCCCTGCCAAATGGATGTACTATCATCTTTTGGACGGGGATTGGGCAAGCAATGCCTTAAGTTGGCAATGGGTGGCCGGGGCAAATAGCAACAAGCAATATTATGCGAATCAAGAAAACATCAATAGGTTTTGTTATACCACCCAAAAAGACACTTATCTGGATGCTCCCTATGAAGCGTTACCTAACATGGGCATTCCCAGTGAACTGTCCCAGGCCATCCAACTTAATTTGGAGACCCCACTGCCAGAACCAAAACCAGTTTCCATAAATCCCGACCTGCCTACCCTACTCTATAACTTTTATAATTTGGACCCCTATTGGAAAAAAGACCTAAAGGCCAATAGAATCCTTCTGTTGGAACCTTCCCTTTTTGAGATGCATCCCATTTCGGAAAAATCGGTTGCTTTTATGCTCGAACTAAGTACCAATATTGAAGGAATCCAAATATTCGTAGGGGAATTTGATGCGTTCCTGGAACATCACCAAGTACATCGCCCCTATTTTAAGGAACATCCCCTGAACAAACATTATAAAGGCATACAGGAAAGTCGCGATTGGATGTTTTCGGTGGAAGGATATTACCCTTCGTTCTTTGCCTTCTGGAAACGGTGTAAAAAGGAATTAACGTATTGA
- a CDS encoding flavin reductase family protein translates to MEFLKDDLAAMDRIMRLKFINAVSGIKPANLIGTISKDGQINLALISSVVHLGSNPPLMAYISRPTTVPRHTLENILSTGQYTINHINKDIIERAHYTSAKFDRDSSEFEGCQLTEEYLSDIKAPFVLESSIQMGMQLVDTIPIQQNGTIMVLGEIVYLKLPSEIVGEDHEINLSKANGIGISGLNSYYELKKIAKYPYARVNEVPDFNKEK, encoded by the coding sequence ATGGAGTTCTTAAAAGATGATTTGGCAGCTATGGACCGTATTATGCGTTTAAAATTCATAAATGCGGTTTCAGGCATTAAACCTGCAAACCTTATTGGCACAATTTCCAAGGATGGACAGATCAACCTTGCCCTAATCAGTTCTGTGGTACATCTAGGTAGCAATCCGCCCTTAATGGCTTATATATCCAGACCGACAACAGTACCCAGGCATACTTTAGAAAATATTTTAAGCACTGGGCAATACACCATTAACCATATCAACAAGGATATCATCGAAAGGGCCCACTACACCTCTGCAAAGTTTGATAGGGACAGTTCCGAATTTGAAGGATGTCAACTAACAGAAGAGTACCTATCGGATATTAAGGCCCCTTTTGTTTTGGAAAGCAGTATTCAAATGGGAATGCAATTGGTAGATACCATTCCTATACAACAAAACGGGACCATAATGGTCCTTGGAGAAATCGTTTATCTAAAACTGCCTTCTGAAATTGTAGGGGAAGACCATGAGATCAATCTGTCAAAAGCCAATGGCATCGGTATCTCTGGGCTTAATTCGTATTATGAACTGAAGAAAATAGCGAAATATCCCTATGCAAGGGTCAATGAAGTCCCTGACTTCAATAAAGAAAAATGA
- a CDS encoding DUF2256 domain-containing protein translates to MKKSQLPIKYCIVCGLPFSWRKKWKKNWENVSYCSARCRKNKNHGQH, encoded by the coding sequence ATGAAAAAATCACAGCTCCCCATAAAGTACTGTATCGTATGTGGTCTCCCTTTCAGTTGGAGGAAAAAATGGAAAAAGAACTGGGAAAATGTGAGCTATTGTAGTGCGCGATGTAGAAAAAATAAAAATCATGGGCAACATTAA
- a CDS encoding cryptochrome/photolyase family protein gives MGNINLVFPHQLFEQSPLFSNGQEFYLVEERLFFTQYNFHKQKIAFHRASMKQYEKYLTDLGKKVHYIASDESASDIRELIAQFAKSQIKEIGFVDPVDDWLSTRIKNACGKHGITTNEYESPSFLNSLDILSTYFKKERKKYHQTQFYIEQRKTRHLLLDGSGKALGGKWTFDTDNRKKYPSKKVPPSIHYPASNAFFEEAQTYVDQNFNDNFGELGNASLYPTNFNDAKEWLQQFLEYRFHDFGAYEDAIVQDQYILNHSVLTPMLNVGLLTPDFIVEESISFGKQEGIPLNSIEGFIRQIVGWREFIRGIYTFHGRAERIRNFWGFKRKMPSSFYDGTTGIPPIDHTIKKVLKTGYCHHIERLMVLGNFMLLCEIDPDAVYQWFMELFIDAYDWVMVPNIYGMSQFSDGGLFATKPYISGSNYLLKMGNYQKGEWQGTWDGIFWRFMDTHRSFFLKNPRLGMLVRTFDKMESEKKEAHLKNAENYLSSL, from the coding sequence ATGGGCAACATTAATCTTGTATTTCCCCATCAGTTATTTGAGCAGAGTCCTTTGTTCTCCAATGGACAGGAATTCTATTTGGTTGAAGAAAGGCTCTTCTTTACCCAATACAATTTTCATAAACAGAAAATTGCCTTCCATAGGGCAAGCATGAAGCAGTATGAAAAATACCTGACAGACTTGGGAAAGAAGGTACACTACATAGCCAGTGATGAATCGGCCTCGGATATCCGGGAATTGATAGCACAATTCGCAAAAAGCCAAATCAAGGAAATAGGCTTTGTTGATCCAGTGGATGATTGGCTCTCTACCCGAATCAAAAACGCTTGCGGGAAACATGGTATCACTACGAATGAATATGAATCCCCTTCCTTTTTGAACAGCCTTGACATATTAAGTACGTATTTTAAGAAAGAACGGAAAAAATACCATCAAACCCAATTCTATATTGAGCAACGAAAAACACGACACCTTTTATTGGATGGGTCCGGCAAGGCTTTAGGAGGCAAATGGACCTTTGATACCGACAACAGAAAAAAATATCCCTCAAAAAAGGTTCCACCCTCCATTCATTATCCGGCGTCCAATGCTTTCTTTGAAGAAGCCCAAACTTACGTGGACCAAAACTTCAATGACAATTTTGGGGAACTGGGGAACGCTTCGTTATATCCCACTAATTTTAATGATGCCAAGGAATGGCTTCAGCAATTTTTGGAGTATCGATTTCATGATTTTGGAGCCTACGAAGATGCCATAGTCCAAGACCAATATATTCTAAACCATAGCGTCCTAACACCCATGCTCAATGTGGGATTGCTAACACCGGACTTTATTGTCGAGGAGTCCATTTCGTTTGGAAAACAGGAAGGAATTCCCTTGAACTCCATTGAGGGATTTATACGCCAAATAGTCGGTTGGCGTGAGTTCATTCGTGGCATCTATACATTTCACGGCAGAGCCGAACGCATCCGGAATTTTTGGGGTTTCAAACGAAAAATGCCTTCTTCTTTTTATGACGGTACCACGGGTATCCCCCCTATTGACCATACCATAAAAAAAGTATTGAAAACAGGATATTGCCATCATATTGAGCGGCTCATGGTATTGGGAAACTTTATGTTGTTGTGCGAAATTGATCCCGATGCTGTTTACCAATGGTTTATGGAGCTCTTTATAGATGCTTATGATTGGGTCATGGTTCCCAATATTTATGGTATGAGCCAATTTTCTGATGGTGGTCTTTTTGCCACTAAACCTTATATCAGTGGAAGTAATTATTTACTAAAGATGGGCAATTATCAAAAGGGTGAATGGCAAGGTACCTGGGATGGCATTTTCTGGCGGTTTATGGATACCCATCGCAGTTTTTTCCTTAAAAATCCACGTTTGGGAATGCTGGTCAGAACCTTTGATAAGATGGAGTCCGAAAAAAAGGAAGCACATTTGAAAAATGCGGAGAACTATCTCTCTTCACTGTAG
- a CDS encoding TonB-dependent receptor: protein MRSKKYLLLCLLITTTSIFSQNDQATISGQVTSNNEPVPFATVFVKNGTNGTTSNADGYYELKVNPGALSLQVSSQGYRKTGTTITVSANESVTLNFEIIEDVLGLDEVVISATRNRVERRSAPVVVSTLKPRLLTATQSISLADGLNFAPGVRVETNCQNCGFTQVRLNGLDGAYTQILLNSRPIFTSLLGVYGLEQIPTNIIERVEVVRSGGSALYGSNAIAGTVNVITKDPVLNTWEIGSNLALIDGEQPDRLLTFNASIVADDLKSGITMFGTYRNREAYDANDDGFTEIVELRNNTVGAKAFLRPTDRSRISVNLNAIREYRRGGDRLNLAPQFTDITEELDHDTFIGGADYELTSKDNTGKFQVYTSASYTNRDSFYGGLGGGRTEQDSVLANNAFGSTRDLAWVNGLQYTRTFQNKDVLTVGTEFNHANTEDIIPGYNRLIDQSVNSLAAFAQYEWKPTEKFTALIGTRLDNVRVDGDYTIGGIDRGVDINQTAFSPRLTLSYQFTEELKLRGGYARGFRAPQAFNEDLHISSVGGEPQFVILSNDLDTEYSNAYTSSLNYSKNVGLLQMDFLIEGFYTTLENPFTLVSTGAVLENGSILEEVRNGEGAQVYGSNFEFGVSPNPKWQFQLGGTLQKAEFDEPQILFESDGTPGESDIIIEEFVRVPNLYGYLNSTWIPNETFNIDLTGTYTGSMTVPLVISDTGFLQLNEVDTFFDLNIKLESHIDFNENFMTTFFAGVRNIFNSFQDDFDVGPMRDSDYIYGPAAPRTFFFGVKFGKLH, encoded by the coding sequence ATGAGGTCAAAAAAATACCTTTTGTTGTGTTTACTTATCACTACCACATCCATCTTTTCGCAGAACGATCAAGCAACGATTTCGGGTCAAGTTACTTCCAACAATGAACCCGTACCCTTTGCCACCGTGTTTGTGAAAAATGGTACCAATGGTACCACCTCAAACGCCGATGGATATTATGAACTCAAGGTAAACCCTGGAGCGTTGTCGTTGCAGGTCAGTTCACAGGGCTACCGAAAAACAGGAACGACGATTACGGTTTCCGCCAACGAATCGGTTACCCTTAATTTTGAGATAATCGAAGATGTACTGGGCTTGGATGAAGTGGTCATCAGTGCCACACGAAACCGTGTGGAACGCAGGAGTGCCCCTGTTGTGGTATCGACTTTAAAACCAAGGTTGCTTACGGCAACACAATCCATTTCCTTGGCTGATGGCCTGAATTTTGCTCCCGGGGTCCGTGTGGAGACCAATTGTCAGAACTGTGGTTTTACACAGGTACGCTTAAATGGTCTGGATGGGGCATATACCCAGATTCTGCTGAATAGCAGACCCATATTTACTTCCTTATTGGGGGTGTATGGCCTGGAACAGATTCCAACAAATATCATTGAACGCGTTGAGGTGGTCCGTAGTGGTGGTTCCGCACTCTATGGTTCCAATGCCATAGCGGGAACCGTTAACGTGATTACCAAGGACCCTGTTCTAAATACCTGGGAAATTGGAAGCAATCTTGCCCTTATCGATGGCGAACAACCCGATCGCTTATTGACCTTTAACGCTTCCATTGTGGCCGATGACCTTAAAAGTGGGATAACCATGTTCGGCACCTATAGAAATCGGGAAGCATACGATGCCAATGACGATGGTTTTACGGAAATAGTGGAACTTAGGAACAATACCGTGGGGGCAAAAGCATTTTTACGCCCTACCGACCGCAGTCGGATCTCGGTCAATTTAAATGCCATACGCGAATATCGCCGGGGAGGGGATCGTTTGAATCTGGCCCCACAGTTTACCGATATTACGGAAGAATTGGATCACGATACCTTTATTGGAGGAGCGGACTATGAACTCACCAGTAAGGACAATACCGGAAAATTCCAGGTATATACCTCCGCATCCTATACCAATAGGGATAGTTTTTATGGTGGCCTTGGAGGAGGACGTACCGAACAGGACAGTGTTTTGGCCAATAATGCCTTTGGTAGTACCAGGGATTTGGCCTGGGTAAATGGATTACAGTACACCAGGACCTTTCAAAACAAAGATGTCCTTACCGTGGGTACCGAATTCAACCACGCAAATACAGAGGATATCATTCCGGGCTATAATCGTTTGATCGATCAAAGCGTAAACTCCTTGGCGGCCTTTGCACAATACGAATGGAAACCCACTGAGAAATTCACCGCCCTTATCGGTACCCGTTTGGATAATGTACGTGTGGATGGAGATTATACCATTGGCGGAATTGACAGAGGAGTTGATATTAACCAAACGGCCTTTTCCCCCCGCTTAACGTTATCCTATCAATTTACCGAAGAACTAAAGTTAAGGGGAGGCTATGCACGGGGATTCCGGGCACCACAGGCCTTTAATGAAGACCTTCATATTTCAAGTGTTGGGGGTGAGCCGCAGTTCGTTATCCTTTCCAATGACCTGGACACGGAATATTCAAATGCCTATACCAGTTCGTTGAATTACTCGAAAAATGTAGGGTTGCTACAAATGGATTTTCTGATAGAGGGTTTTTACACCACCCTGGAAAATCCCTTTACTTTGGTAAGTACGGGAGCAGTATTGGAGAATGGCTCCATTTTGGAAGAAGTGCGTAACGGAGAGGGGGCACAGGTCTATGGTTCCAACTTTGAATTTGGGGTTTCCCCCAATCCAAAATGGCAGTTTCAATTGGGAGGCACCCTGCAAAAAGCTGAATTTGACGAACCCCAAATTTTATTCGAATCCGATGGGACTCCGGGAGAATCGGATATTATTATTGAAGAATTTGTGCGCGTGCCCAACCTCTATGGATATCTAAATTCCACATGGATTCCCAATGAAACCTTCAATATAGACCTCACTGGGACCTATACGGGAAGCATGACGGTGCCATTGGTCATCAGTGATACCGGTTTTTTACAGCTGAACGAGGTGGACACGTTTTTTGACCTCAATATCAAATTGGAATCCCATATCGATTTTAATGAAAACTTTATGACGACATTCTTTGCCGGGGTGCGAAACATTTTCAATAGTTTTCAGGACGACTTTGATGTAGGACCAATGCGGGATTCGGATTATATTTACGGACCCGCTGCACCAAGGACCTTTTTCTTTGGGGTTAAATTTGGAAAGTTACATTAG
- a CDS encoding thioredoxin family protein, protein MNLRISLWFGCCLFFTCVCHSQQATINWLDFEQLEDSLAIKPKKVFIDFYADWCAYCKKMDRAAFRDEGVVAQLSSNYYAVKMNVESKDTIYFGGDTFYNRELGKKRNPTHEIPLLLASREGSPFSLPAIVILDEKFQMSERHFEYIPPKVMLEILAD, encoded by the coding sequence ATGAACTTGAGGATATCGTTATGGTTTGGCTGTTGCTTGTTCTTCACATGCGTATGCCATTCCCAACAGGCAACAATCAATTGGTTGGATTTTGAGCAGTTGGAAGACTCCCTTGCCATAAAGCCCAAAAAAGTATTCATAGATTTTTATGCAGATTGGTGTGCCTACTGCAAGAAAATGGACAGGGCCGCTTTTAGGGATGAAGGGGTCGTTGCCCAATTGAGCAGTAATTACTATGCGGTTAAAATGAATGTCGAATCCAAGGACACCATCTATTTTGGAGGGGATACTTTTTATAACAGGGAATTGGGCAAAAAACGAAACCCAACCCACGAAATCCCTTTGCTCCTGGCTTCCAGGGAAGGAAGCCCCTTTTCATTGCCCGCTATTGTAATCCTGGACGAAAAGTTCCAGATGAGTGAACGCCATTTTGAATATATCCCACCAAAAGTGATGTTGGAAATACTTGCCGACTAA
- a CDS encoding PAS domain-containing protein, producing MVLKKKSYISPILSFDFHLENYHKLLKKLKVENDLKQLGCLLKRSIDPSIQEVLETTDYEALVVTDSNREIVWADNGFKEMTGYAKDFAIGKRPTFLHGTNTSEATRDEIRQLLKEEKRFKAAITNYRKNGEEYQCQIDVLPLYDSENRLTHFLAMEREKKVA from the coding sequence ATGGTACTCAAAAAGAAAAGCTACATTTCACCTATTCTAAGTTTTGATTTCCATCTGGAGAATTACCACAAACTATTGAAAAAATTGAAAGTGGAAAACGATTTGAAACAATTGGGATGCCTATTAAAAAGAAGCATTGACCCAAGCATCCAGGAAGTTCTGGAAACAACGGATTATGAAGCACTTGTGGTTACCGATTCCAATAGGGAAATTGTATGGGCCGATAACGGATTTAAGGAAATGACGGGATATGCCAAGGACTTTGCCATAGGCAAACGCCCTACCTTTCTCCACGGCACGAATACCTCTGAAGCTACGAGGGATGAAATACGGCAGTTGTTAAAGGAAGAGAAGCGTTTTAAGGCCGCGATTACCAATTACCGCAAAAATGGCGAAGAATACCAATGCCAGATTGATGTTTTGCCCTTGTACGACTCGGAAAACAGACTTACCCACTTTCTTGCCATGGAACGCGAAAAAAAGGTGGCCTAG
- a CDS encoding tail fiber protein produces MKKIFLLLGVTGMILNVNSQENKIESTGNVGIGTINPNSKLEILSSAHDTPVLNIISKPFTSGSSDNIFQIRQNSDGDGWLQVGDRFTNSGEPNKVRIHSKGNSWLNGGNVGIGTINPSSKLEISSSAHDTPVLNIISKSFTGGSSDNIFQIRQNSDGDGWLQVGDRFTNSGEPNKVRIHSKGNSWLNGGNVGIGTTNPDMKLTVKGNIHAEEVKIDLNVPAPDYVFKDSYQLRSLEELENFIKDNSHLPEIPSARDFEQNGIMQAEMDINLLKKIEELTLYTIQQEKKIKAQAKKIENLESLNNKFLELQSRLEKLELKE; encoded by the coding sequence ATGAAAAAAATATTTTTACTGTTAGGAGTTACCGGAATGATTCTTAACGTCAATTCCCAAGAAAACAAAATTGAATCAACCGGAAACGTAGGGATTGGAACAATAAATCCAAATTCAAAATTAGAAATCTTATCTTCTGCCCATGATACCCCTGTTTTGAATATTATTTCGAAACCCTTTACAAGTGGGAGTTCCGATAATATATTCCAAATCAGACAAAATTCCGATGGAGATGGTTGGTTACAGGTTGGTGATCGATTTACAAACTCTGGTGAACCAAACAAAGTTAGGATTCATAGTAAAGGGAATTCATGGCTAAACGGAGGTAATGTAGGGATTGGAACAATAAATCCAAGTTCAAAGTTAGAAATCTCATCTTCTGCCCATGATACCCCTGTTTTGAATATTATTTCGAAGTCCTTTACAGGTGGGAGTTCCGATAATATATTCCAAATCAGACAAAATTCCGATGGAGATGGTTGGTTACAGGTTGGTGATCGATTTACAAACTCTGGTGAACCAAACAAAGTTAGGATTCATAGTAAAGGGAATTCATGGCTAAATGGAGGTAATGTTGGAATTGGCACTACAAACCCAGATATGAAACTCACTGTAAAAGGAAATATTCATGCAGAAGAAGTAAAAATAGACCTAAATGTTCCTGCTCCAGATTACGTTTTTAAGGACAGCTATCAATTAAGAAGTCTTGAGGAACTGGAAAATTTCATCAAAGACAATAGTCACCTACCAGAAATTCCGTCTGCAAGGGATTTTGAGCAAAACGGTATTATGCAGGCAGAAATGGATATAAACCTCCTTAAGAAAATTGAGGAGTTGACTTTATATACAATTCAACAAGAAAAGAAAATCAAAGCGCAGGCTAAAAAAATTGAAAATCTAGAATCCTTGAACAATAAGTTCCTTGAATTGCAATCCAGACTGGAAAAACTGGAACTCAAAGAATAA
- a CDS encoding S41 family peptidase, which yields MGNSKIISFFILFTLLLILIGCNSSIQHRKYNLDIEDGKSANGWFSWSGERVLIDNIGHSGNFSIKLASTKRGMSKKVGFGIPANYEGDSIQLKGYIKTKGIKNGASGLYIRTEGSKMGYSKIKIDETESEHSEEGTHDWKKYEVSIPLTDDVEGIFVGGFMNGSGEVWFDDLEVRIDEKDIQTLEEKDKKIALAILDREFDYGSKIEIQNVDNNLIENLDLLGKIWGFLKYHHPKIVKGKYNWDYELFRFLPKYIKAKEKGKRDELLIQWIGGFGRVSKAIGKQDDSRRDVFLEPDHDWMKENDMSPVLLSILNKIYKNRFQGQEKQYYACKPKEGNHIRFTHEDQYFMFENPDDGYRLLALYKYWNIIQYFFPYRHLMDKNWNNVLEENIPIFIEANTRLDYEMALLCLINDINDTHAQLYRDNSLWHRNIGNYYPPFAAKFLDSSLVVTSMVPLNSNKNVKGLFPGDVITHVNEVSVARVIDSLSPYYPASNTTAKLRNISKDILRSKTKTIDISYISKGKTKRKTINLYLKSNLDIERNVVNKSHKILEGDIGYLKLSKVHAGEIDEIKSAFSKTKGAIIDIREYPSGYASKLWTYFVEESTPFAKFTYGNLDNPGEFYFSKTRLVGDGLDNSKETYKGNIIVLVNENTQSMAEFTSMAFRANPKTVIIGSTTAGADGNTSVINLPGGLTTYISGIGVYYPNGGETQRVGIVPDIEVKPTIGGIKIGKDELVKNAIKLIDSLNNVH from the coding sequence ATGGGTAATTCTAAAATAATATCATTTTTCATTCTGTTTACATTATTGCTCATTCTTATTGGATGTAACTCTTCTATTCAGCATAGAAAATATAATTTAGATATAGAGGATGGAAAATCTGCGAATGGATGGTTTAGTTGGTCAGGCGAACGGGTTTTAATTGATAACATTGGTCATTCTGGAAATTTTTCAATAAAACTAGCATCCACCAAAAGGGGGATGAGCAAAAAAGTTGGTTTTGGAATACCAGCAAACTATGAAGGTGATAGCATTCAACTTAAAGGTTATATTAAAACAAAAGGCATCAAAAATGGTGCTTCTGGTCTTTATATAAGAACCGAAGGCTCAAAAATGGGTTATTCCAAAATAAAAATTGATGAAACAGAATCCGAACATAGTGAAGAAGGCACCCATGATTGGAAAAAATATGAGGTTTCCATCCCGTTGACAGATGATGTCGAAGGTATTTTTGTCGGGGGTTTTATGAATGGTTCTGGCGAGGTTTGGTTCGATGACCTTGAAGTAAGAATAGACGAAAAAGATATACAAACGCTGGAAGAAAAAGATAAAAAAATTGCTTTGGCTATTTTGGACAGAGAATTTGATTATGGATCAAAAATAGAAATACAAAACGTAGACAATAATCTGATTGAAAACTTGGATCTCTTGGGAAAAATCTGGGGATTTCTAAAATATCATCACCCAAAAATTGTGAAAGGAAAATATAATTGGGATTATGAACTATTTCGATTTTTACCTAAATATATAAAAGCTAAGGAAAAAGGGAAAAGAGACGAATTGCTTATCCAATGGATTGGCGGCTTTGGTAGAGTATCTAAGGCAATAGGCAAACAAGATGATTCTCGTAGAGATGTGTTTTTGGAACCCGATCATGATTGGATGAAGGAAAATGACATGTCTCCCGTGTTATTGTCAATTCTAAATAAAATATACAAAAATAGATTTCAAGGGCAAGAAAAACAATATTACGCTTGCAAACCAAAGGAAGGAAATCATATTAGGTTTACCCATGAGGATCAATACTTTATGTTTGAAAACCCTGATGATGGTTATAGATTATTGGCTCTTTATAAATACTGGAATATTATTCAATATTTTTTTCCTTACAGACACTTGATGGACAAAAACTGGAACAATGTCTTAGAAGAAAATATACCGATTTTTATCGAAGCAAACACTAGGTTGGATTACGAGATGGCTTTGTTATGTTTAATAAATGACATAAATGATACACATGCTCAGTTATATCGGGACAATAGCCTATGGCACAGAAATATAGGGAATTATTACCCTCCCTTTGCTGCTAAGTTTCTAGATAGTAGTCTTGTAGTGACTTCTATGGTTCCGTTAAATTCAAATAAGAACGTGAAGGGCCTTTTTCCGGGCGATGTAATAACTCATGTTAATGAAGTTTCCGTTGCTCGAGTAATAGACAGTCTCTCCCCTTACTATCCGGCATCCAATACTACGGCGAAATTGAGAAACATTTCCAAAGATATTCTAAGGTCAAAAACCAAAACAATAGACATTTCTTATATTTCTAAGGGTAAAACAAAAAGAAAAACCATTAACCTATATTTAAAAAGTAATCTTGACATTGAAAGGAATGTGGTAAACAAAAGCCATAAAATATTGGAAGGAGATATAGGATACTTAAAATTGAGTAAGGTACATGCAGGTGAAATAGACGAGATTAAAAGTGCATTTTCCAAAACCAAAGGAGCGATAATAGATATTCGTGAATATCCTTCTGGCTATGCATCAAAGCTATGGACATATTTTGTGGAAGAATCCACACCTTTCGCAAAGTTTACTTATGGAAACCTTGACAATCCGGGCGAATTTTATTTTTCAAAAACAAGGTTGGTGGGAGACGGTTTAGACAATTCCAAGGAAACCTATAAAGGTAATATCATTGTGCTGGTCAACGAAAATACCCAAAGTATGGCAGAATTTACTTCAATGGCTTTTAGGGCCAACCCCAAGACAGTCATAATTGGAAGTACAACAGCAGGAGCTGATGGAAATACTAGCGTAATCAATCTTCCAGGAGGGCTAACAACATATATTTCGGGAATAGGTGTCTATTACCCAAATGGAGGGGAGACACAAAGGGTGGGGATTGTTCCTGATATTGAAGTAAAGCCAACAATTGGCGGTATTAAAATAGGAAAAGATGAACTTGTGAAAAATGCTATAAAATTAATCGATTCGTTGAATAATGTTCATTGA
- a CDS encoding lanthionine synthetase LanC family protein — MNNQHLKSKLQEINSVISKEYKSIDQIGVLSGLSGVALFSYHYSRYILNRVENKVGEDIIELIINKINDGYQYPTFCTGLAGFGWMIDNLQNEGFIDLPTDELLSQFDLYLYEMMILDIKSGNYDFLHGAIGYSIYFLSRYKSTKKNREAFIGSAPTIYLWSPMPLAEG, encoded by the coding sequence ATGAACAATCAACATTTGAAAAGTAAACTCCAAGAAATCAATAGCGTTATAAGTAAAGAATACAAAAGTATAGATCAAATAGGGGTTTTGTCAGGACTTTCAGGAGTTGCGCTATTCTCATATCATTATTCAAGGTATATTTTAAATAGAGTAGAAAATAAAGTTGGTGAGGATATTATAGAATTGATTATTAATAAAATTAATGATGGTTATCAATATCCTACATTCTGTACAGGGCTTGCAGGTTTCGGATGGATGATAGACAATCTACAAAATGAAGGTTTTATTGATTTGCCCACGGATGAATTGCTTTCTCAATTTGACCTTTATTTGTATGAAATGATGATTTTGGACATTAAATCAGGTAACTACGATTTTTTGCATGGGGCAATAGGGTACAGCATTTATTTTTTGTCTCGCTACAAAAGCACCAAAAAAAACAGGGAAGCCTTCATAGGGAGCGCACCCACTATCTATCTTTGGTCACCGATGCCTTTAGCAGAAGGATAA